From Lemur catta isolate mLemCat1 chromosome 21, mLemCat1.pri, whole genome shotgun sequence, a single genomic window includes:
- the CABP7 gene encoding calcium-binding protein 7 translates to MPFHPVTAALMYRGIYTVPNLLSEQRPVDIPEDELEEIREAFKVFDRDGNGFISKQELGTAMRSLGYMPNEVELEVIIQRLDMDGDGQVDFEEFVTLLGPKLSTSGIPEKFHGTDFDTVFWKCDMQKLTVDELKRLLYDTFCEHLSMKDIENIIMTEEESHLGTAEECPVDVETCSNQQIRQTCVRKSLICAFAIAFIISVMLIAANQVLRSGMK, encoded by the exons ATGCCGTTCCACCCGGTGACGGCGGCGTTGATGTACCGGGGCATCTACACCGTGCCCAACCTGCTGTCGGAGCAGCGTCCCGTGGACATCCCCGAGGACGAACTGGAGG AGATCCGTGAGGCCTTCAAGGTGTTTGACCGTGACGGCAATGGCTTCATCTCCAAGCAGGAGCTGGGCACGGCCATGCGCTCCCTGGGCTACATGCCCAACGAGGTGGAGCTGGAGGTTATCATCCAACGGCTGGACATGGACG GTGATGGCCAAGTGGACTTTGAGGAATTTGTGACCCTCCTGGGACCCAAGCTCTCCACCTCGGGGATTCCAGAGAAGTTCCACGGCACTGACTTTGACACGGTCTTCTGGAAG TGCGACATGCAGAAGCTCACAGTGGACGAGCTGAAGCGGCTGCTCTACGACACCTTCTGCGAGCACCTGTCCATGAAGGACATAGAGAACATCATCATGACGGAGGAGGAGAGCCACCTGGGCACGGCCGAGGAGTGCCCCGTGGACGTGGAGA CCTGCTCCAACCAGCAGATCCGGCAGACGTGCGTGCGCAAGAGTCTGATCTGCGCCTTCGCCATCGCCTTCATCATCAGCGTCATGCTCATCGCGGCCAACCAGGTGCTGCGCAGTGGCATGAAATAG
- the ZMAT5 gene encoding zinc finger matrin-type protein 5, with protein sequence MGKRYFCDYCDRSFQDNLHNRKKHLNGLQHLKAKKVWYDMFRDAAAILLDEQNKRPCRKFLLTGQCDFGSNCRFSHMSERDLQELSMQVEEERRARDWPLDTAELPEGHVEDWLEKRAKRLSSAPSSRAERTRATIFQYPVGWPPVQELPPSLRAPPPGGWPLQPRVQWG encoded by the exons ATGGGGAAGCGATACTTCTGTGACTACTGCGACCGCTCCTTCCAGGACAACCTCCACAACCGGAAGAAGCACCTGAACGGACTGCAGCACCTCAAGGCCAAGAAGGTCTGGTACGACATGTTCCGAG ACGCAGCCGCCATCTTGCTGGACGAGCAGAATAAGCGGCCCTGCAGGAAGTTCCTACTGACAG GTCAGTGCGACTTTGGCTCCAACTGCAGATTTTCCCACATGTCGGAGCGTGACCTGCAGGAGCTGAGCATGCAGGTGGAGG AGGAGAGGCGGGCCAGAGACTGGCCATTGGACACTGCCGAGCTCCCCGAGGGCCATGTGGAGGACTGGCTGGAGAAGAGAGCCAAGCGGCTGAGCTCAGCCCCGAGCAGCAG GGCCGAACGCACCAGAGCCACCATCTTCCAGTATCCTGTGGGCTGGCCGCCAGTCCAGGAGCTGCCCCCATCCCTGCGGGCACCCCCACCTGGGGGGTGGCCCCTGCAGCCCAGAGTCCAGTGGGGCTGA